Proteins encoded by one window of Kineosporia sp. NBRC 101731:
- a CDS encoding diguanylate cyclase translates to MLESGEGTVDARIQHALDVLVEELGVDTAFVNRFRRGLCHITHRSGLPLADELQAPKTVDSTICRLVAAGELEALVPDTGVHPVLAGHPDVRRIGITSYAGVPLVVDGDIVGAVCAVAADPVPGWSDRDADRLATVGEFIGRVLTSAERPGPSDSGGSGTHEAGAAGAPLPDLADLAQTVAGSRDLESLTRPLLEVLQSSTGLESTYLTFVDWVGDRQQIVYSLNVGELDIPEGLTVPWSDTLCQRSLDAGIPYTADVPSLWGDSEAARQLGIRTYVSVPITDADQAVIGTLCGAGTASVDLQKQHLGTMQLFSRVLAEEISRERAEHRERARAEALAQRTRSLWREDTVDALTGLHNRTGIQEWLTTAIETLETGREQLAIAFFDIDDLTTVNDVYGSEIGDDVLRCLAAALRNAGRPGDLQGRWGGDEFVAAAVLAPSDASFGNWTHQQQMAAKWFYQTPDRFTGPHQTGGHTVHASLGAITVVETATSPEHALQVAEQAMSRHKARSSA, encoded by the coding sequence ATGCTGGAATCCGGAGAGGGAACAGTGGATGCCCGGATCCAGCACGCCCTGGACGTGCTGGTGGAAGAGCTCGGGGTGGACACCGCGTTCGTGAACCGGTTCCGGCGGGGTCTGTGTCACATCACCCACCGGTCAGGGCTTCCGCTGGCTGACGAGCTGCAGGCACCCAAGACGGTGGACAGCACGATCTGCCGGCTGGTCGCGGCCGGGGAACTGGAAGCGCTGGTCCCCGACACCGGGGTGCATCCGGTCCTGGCGGGTCATCCCGACGTCCGACGGATCGGCATCACCTCCTACGCCGGCGTTCCGCTGGTGGTCGACGGGGACATCGTGGGCGCGGTGTGTGCGGTCGCGGCAGACCCGGTGCCGGGCTGGAGCGACCGGGATGCCGACCGGCTGGCCACCGTCGGGGAGTTCATCGGCCGGGTCCTGACCTCCGCCGAACGGCCCGGGCCGAGTGATTCCGGGGGATCCGGCACCCACGAAGCCGGGGCGGCCGGGGCGCCGTTGCCGGATCTGGCCGACCTGGCGCAGACAGTGGCCGGCAGTCGTGACCTGGAGTCGCTGACCCGGCCCCTGCTGGAAGTTCTGCAGTCCAGCACCGGGCTGGAGTCGACCTACCTGACGTTCGTGGACTGGGTCGGTGACCGGCAGCAGATCGTGTACTCGCTCAACGTCGGTGAACTCGACATCCCGGAAGGGCTGACCGTGCCGTGGAGCGACACCCTGTGCCAGAGGTCCCTGGACGCCGGAATCCCTTACACCGCTGATGTTCCCTCATTGTGGGGGGACAGCGAGGCGGCTAGGCAGCTGGGGATCCGCACCTACGTCAGCGTGCCGATCACCGATGCCGACCAGGCCGTCATCGGCACCCTGTGCGGAGCCGGTACCGCCAGTGTCGACCTGCAGAAGCAGCACCTGGGCACCATGCAGCTGTTCTCCCGGGTCCTGGCCGAGGAGATCAGCCGGGAACGGGCCGAGCACCGCGAGCGGGCCCGGGCCGAAGCACTGGCCCAGCGCACCCGTTCACTCTGGCGCGAGGACACGGTCGACGCCCTGACCGGGTTGCACAACCGGACCGGGATCCAGGAGTGGCTCACCACGGCGATCGAGACCCTGGAGACGGGCCGTGAGCAGCTGGCGATCGCGTTCTTCGACATCGACGACCTCACCACGGTCAACGACGTCTACGGCTCCGAGATCGGCGACGACGTCCTGCGCTGCCTGGCGGCCGCGCTGAGGAACGCCGGACGCCCGGGCGATCTGCAGGGGCGCTGGGGCGGCGACGAGTTCGTCGCCGCAGCCGTTCTCGCACCCAGCGACGCCTCGTTCGGGAACTGGACCCACCAACAGCAGATGGCCGCCAAATGGTTCTACCAGACGCCTGACCGATTCACCGGCCCTCATCAGACGGGCGGACATACGGTCCACGCGTCCCTCGGCGCCATCACGGTCGTCGAGACGGCCACCAGCCCCGAACACGCCCTGCAGGTGGCCGAGCAGGCCATGAGCCGGCACAAGGCCCGTAGCTCGGCCTAA
- a CDS encoding acyltransferase family protein yields MSNVEIEAVPARGLRITTTDDVRPAPRPGFRTDIEGLRALAVLLVVLYHCGIKTFTGGYVGVDVFFVISGFLITSHLAREVADTGRLRIGRFYALRALRLLPAASLVLVCTLAAAWIWLPPLRLRAIAWDAVASAGYVLNVRLIQVGNDYRSAGASPSPLQHFWSLAVEEQFYLAIPLLALVCLVLLRRRAAFAALLTTLIALSFADSLVTSQTDSVAAYFGAPTRVWELGAGALLALVIPQLLRDQAKTPPSSGTVGGEGLPDHEQGTRGAPRGHTVTAAPGRVTDTAGRAADVPGQVADVSGRAARALGRGAVALRWGGLSAIAYAAVTFDSSTPFPGWSAAIPVLGTVAVIIAGRAGPGRVLSLPLLQFVGARSYSIYLWHWPALIIAPYLLEREISTYEKLLVALVALGLACAGYTLVEQPLRHHEQLRARPWQAGVLAAALTAVTVALAVLAPALPARQTQGEGLAAGLNLQGPPSQRHQQLARRLDTATRVTVLPRNLEPSLQKASGDEPAISGNGCFVAVAATRTPKRCESLGSARPRKTVVLFGDSHAAQWYPALNALARENRWRLAVFTKVMCTPAQVHVYAETFRGDYRTCNTWRANSIARIHALKPDLVVTTSIADHLDLVGSASDVDATWATGWARTVSTLLAGGTDVAFLADSPRAKTDVPECLSQNPRNIQACAQASDRATGTPQRTAIARAVRSASARVVDPAPWFCTATSCPVVVGNTLVYRDDNHITGAYARALASLLFEELHIR; encoded by the coding sequence GTGAGCAATGTCGAGATCGAAGCGGTCCCGGCGCGAGGGTTGCGGATCACCACGACGGACGACGTGAGACCCGCGCCCCGCCCGGGCTTCCGTACGGACATCGAGGGCCTGCGCGCCCTGGCCGTTCTGCTGGTGGTGCTCTACCACTGTGGGATAAAGACTTTCACCGGCGGCTACGTCGGGGTGGACGTCTTCTTCGTGATCTCCGGGTTTCTCATCACCTCACACCTGGCGCGCGAGGTCGCGGACACCGGACGGTTACGGATCGGCCGTTTCTACGCACTGCGGGCACTGCGCCTGCTGCCGGCCGCGAGCCTGGTGCTGGTGTGCACCCTGGCCGCCGCCTGGATCTGGCTGCCGCCGCTGCGCCTGCGGGCCATCGCCTGGGACGCCGTGGCCTCGGCCGGTTATGTGCTCAACGTGCGCCTGATCCAGGTCGGAAACGACTACCGCTCGGCCGGTGCCTCCCCCTCCCCGCTGCAGCATTTCTGGTCGCTGGCGGTCGAGGAGCAGTTCTACCTCGCCATCCCCCTGCTTGCCCTGGTCTGCCTGGTGCTGCTGCGACGCCGGGCGGCCTTCGCGGCCCTGCTCACGACCCTGATCGCCCTCTCGTTCGCCGACTCCCTGGTGACCAGTCAGACGGATTCGGTGGCAGCCTATTTCGGCGCACCGACCCGGGTCTGGGAACTGGGCGCCGGAGCTCTCCTGGCCCTGGTCATCCCCCAGCTCTTGCGTGATCAGGCAAAAACTCCCCCGAGTTCCGGAACGGTCGGCGGGGAAGGTTTGCCTGATCACGAACAGGGGACGAGGGGCGCACCTCGGGGGCACACGGTCACGGCGGCACCGGGCCGGGTCACCGACACCGCAGGCCGGGCCGCCGACGTCCCGGGCCAGGTCGCCGACGTCTCGGGCCGGGCCGCCCGCGCCCTGGGCCGGGGTGCGGTCGCTCTGCGCTGGGGTGGACTGAGCGCTATTGCTTATGCCGCGGTTACTTTCGACAGCTCAACGCCGTTCCCGGGATGGTCCGCGGCGATCCCGGTGCTGGGCACCGTGGCCGTGATCATCGCCGGCCGGGCCGGACCCGGACGGGTGCTGTCCCTGCCGTTGCTGCAGTTCGTCGGGGCCCGGTCGTACTCGATCTACCTCTGGCACTGGCCCGCCCTGATCATCGCGCCCTATCTCCTGGAGCGCGAGATCAGCACCTATGAAAAACTTCTCGTTGCCCTGGTGGCACTGGGCCTGGCCTGCGCCGGGTATACCCTGGTCGAGCAGCCGCTGCGGCACCACGAGCAGTTACGGGCACGGCCCTGGCAGGCCGGGGTTCTCGCCGCCGCCCTGACCGCCGTCACCGTCGCCCTCGCCGTGCTGGCCCCGGCCCTGCCTGCCCGGCAGACGCAGGGCGAAGGACTGGCCGCGGGCCTGAACCTGCAGGGACCACCCTCACAACGGCACCAGCAGCTGGCCCGACGACTGGACACCGCCACCCGCGTCACGGTTCTCCCCCGCAACCTGGAGCCCTCACTCCAGAAGGCCTCGGGCGACGAGCCCGCGATCTCCGGCAACGGCTGCTTCGTGGCCGTGGCCGCTACCCGCACGCCCAAACGCTGCGAGTCGCTCGGCAGCGCCCGGCCCCGGAAGACCGTGGTGCTCTTCGGCGACTCGCACGCCGCGCAGTGGTACCCGGCCCTGAACGCCCTGGCTCGCGAAAACCGTTGGCGCCTGGCCGTCTTCACCAAGGTGATGTGCACCCCCGCACAGGTGCACGTCTACGCCGAGACCTTCCGGGGCGACTACCGCACCTGCAACACCTGGCGGGCGAACAGCATCGCCCGCATCCACGCGCTGAAACCGGACCTGGTGGTGACGACCTCGATCGCCGACCACCTCGACCTGGTCGGATCAGCCTCCGACGTGGACGCCACCTGGGCCACGGGCTGGGCCAGGACCGTCTCGACGCTGCTCGCCGGGGGCACCGACGTGGCCTTCCTGGCCGATTCCCCGAGGGCGAAGACCGATGTGCCCGAGTGCCTCTCGCAGAACCCGAGGAACATTCAGGCCTGTGCCCAGGCGTCCGACCGGGCGACCGGAACACCGCAGCGCACCGCCATCGCCCGGGCCGTGCGGTCGGCGAGCGCCCGGGTGGTCGACCCCGCGCCCTGGTTCTGCACGGCCACCAGCTGCCCGGTGGTGGTCGGCAACACCCTGGTCTACCGCGACGACAACCACATCACCGGCGCGTACGCCCGAGCTCTGGCGTCTCTCCTCTTCGAGGAACTGCACATCCGGTGA
- a CDS encoding FAD:protein FMN transferase, which yields MPLLETLPVRDTVRQWPVWSTTARVVVTDAAVADEAQEIVRQQLNEVDEACSRFRDDSEITRIQELSTGNRPVTVSPLLAVLLGAALDAARSTDGDVDPTLADDLAALGYTEDYSLIQARAGSLNIPITLSRRVRHSWKDLDLTGRRLRMPAGVRLDLGATAKAWAADRAARSLADRFGVGALVSLGGDIATAGPAPRDGWQVLVQDGVHEPAARVGMDGGTAGLATSSTVSRNWRNGTRAVHHILNPASGLPAEPVWRTVSVAAGTCLEANTLSTAAIVRGEDTRHWLRGQGHPARLVAADGSVTTLNGWPTEETVRIDAEQVHEIHLPREHLTSAA from the coding sequence ATGCCCCTGCTGGAGACCCTTCCCGTGCGTGACACCGTGCGTCAGTGGCCGGTCTGGAGCACTACGGCCCGGGTGGTCGTCACCGATGCCGCGGTCGCCGACGAGGCGCAGGAGATCGTGCGGCAGCAGCTGAACGAGGTCGACGAGGCCTGCAGCCGGTTCCGCGACGACAGCGAGATTACCCGGATTCAGGAGCTTTCCACCGGGAACCGCCCGGTCACCGTCTCCCCGCTGCTGGCCGTGCTGCTGGGCGCGGCCCTGGATGCCGCCCGGAGTACCGACGGCGATGTCGACCCGACACTGGCCGACGACCTGGCCGCGCTGGGTTACACCGAGGACTACTCGCTGATCCAGGCCCGGGCCGGCAGCCTGAACATCCCCATCACCCTGAGCCGGCGCGTGCGGCACAGCTGGAAAGACCTCGACCTGACCGGCCGCCGCCTGCGGATGCCGGCGGGCGTGCGCCTCGACCTCGGCGCCACCGCCAAGGCCTGGGCCGCCGACCGGGCGGCCCGCAGCCTCGCCGACCGGTTCGGCGTGGGCGCCCTGGTCTCCCTCGGCGGCGACATCGCGACGGCCGGACCGGCCCCGCGGGACGGCTGGCAGGTGCTCGTGCAGGACGGCGTCCACGAGCCGGCCGCGCGGGTCGGCATGGACGGCGGCACCGCCGGCCTGGCCACCTCCAGCACCGTGAGCCGGAACTGGCGCAACGGCACCCGCGCCGTGCATCACATCCTGAACCCGGCCAGCGGCCTGCCCGCCGAGCCGGTCTGGCGCACCGTCTCGGTCGCCGCCGGCACCTGCCTGGAGGCGAACACTCTCTCCACCGCCGCGATCGTGCGGGGTGAGGACACCCGGCACTGGCTGCGCGGGCAGGGTCACCCGGCCCGGCTGGTCGCGGCGGACGGTTCCGTGACCACCCTGAACGGCTGGCCGACCGAGGAGACCGTCCGGATCGATGCCGAGCAGGTGCACGAGATTCACCTCCCACGCGAACATCTGACGAGCGCGGCATGA
- a CDS encoding ferric reductase-like transmembrane domain-containing protein: protein MSTEALWYLARGSGVVSLILFTVVVALGIGTRSGRTFAGMNRLAVASVHRSAALLALVFLVIHVVTLLFDPYAQLNLVDILLPFGSGYRPFWVGLGTLALDLALAVTITSLLRDRIGLRAWKAVHWLAYAMWPIALVHGVGSGTDRSSLWLLAIDAVCVISVIAVAVSSHPALRPAAPVELSTPKNLARRE, encoded by the coding sequence ATGAGCACGGAGGCCCTCTGGTACCTGGCCCGGGGCAGCGGCGTGGTGAGCCTGATCCTCTTCACCGTCGTCGTGGCCCTGGGCATCGGTACCCGGTCCGGCCGCACTTTCGCCGGGATGAACCGGCTCGCGGTGGCGTCGGTGCATCGCAGCGCGGCCCTGCTCGCCCTCGTCTTCCTGGTGATCCACGTGGTCACCCTGCTCTTCGACCCGTACGCCCAGCTGAACCTCGTCGACATCCTGCTGCCGTTCGGCTCCGGCTACCGTCCGTTCTGGGTCGGTCTCGGCACCCTGGCGCTCGACCTGGCCCTGGCCGTCACGATCACCAGCCTCCTGCGCGACCGCATCGGTCTACGGGCCTGGAAAGCCGTGCACTGGCTCGCCTACGCGATGTGGCCGATCGCCCTGGTGCACGGCGTCGGCTCCGGCACCGACCGCAGCTCCCTCTGGCTGCTCGCCATCGACGCGGTCTGCGTGATCAGCGTGATCGCCGTCGCCGTCAGCTCACACCCCGCCCTTCGGCCCGCCGCCCCGGTCGAGCTGTCCACCCCGAAAAACCTTGCTCGGAGGGAGTAA
- a CDS encoding NADH-ubiquinone oxidoreductase-F iron-sulfur binding region domain-containing protein — MTMTAMTPAPGLKMPPEGARLFAAADPSQATHLATYGIIPDVTPAQLLEQVRMSGLTGRGGAGFPTARKLEAVTSGSKGPAVVVANGAEGEPASRKDAELLRRAPHLVIDGIEVAARITGAQEAYAYVRAEVVPDLRQALAERRPTVKITVVAATDTFVSGQETAVVSRLNEGPALPRFSRHRIFQRGIGDRATLVQNVETLAHLGLIARYGGVWFASAGTPESTGTFLTTVHPVTEPLTTAPTVWEAAHGLSLRQLISPAAGRPVEELQAVLIGGYHGTWVPLPAALDAPLSRAGLEQYGADLGAGVLVPLASTACGLELTASIVAYLARQSAQQCGPCQFGLPELAQNFTALATGRVGRGGVEAVRQSAGLVENRGACKHPDGTTRLVRSALRVFEKDVTLHQYGRCLARIGEPYGGAR, encoded by the coding sequence ATGACCATGACCGCCATGACACCGGCCCCGGGGCTGAAGATGCCTCCCGAGGGAGCACGGCTCTTCGCGGCTGCCGACCCGAGCCAGGCCACGCATCTGGCCACCTACGGCATCATCCCCGACGTCACCCCCGCCCAGCTGCTGGAGCAGGTCCGGATGTCCGGGCTGACCGGCCGCGGCGGCGCAGGATTCCCCACCGCCCGCAAGCTCGAAGCCGTCACATCCGGTAGCAAGGGCCCCGCGGTCGTGGTGGCCAACGGTGCCGAAGGCGAGCCGGCCAGCCGTAAGGATGCCGAACTGCTGCGCCGGGCACCGCACCTGGTGATCGACGGGATCGAGGTCGCGGCCCGGATCACGGGCGCCCAGGAGGCCTACGCCTACGTGCGGGCCGAGGTCGTGCCCGATCTGCGGCAGGCCCTGGCCGAGCGCCGGCCCACCGTGAAGATCACCGTCGTGGCCGCCACCGACACCTTCGTCAGTGGCCAGGAGACCGCGGTGGTCAGCCGTCTGAACGAGGGCCCGGCGCTGCCCCGGTTCAGTCGCCACCGGATCTTCCAGCGCGGCATCGGCGACCGCGCCACGCTGGTACAGAACGTGGAGACCCTGGCCCACCTCGGCCTGATCGCCCGGTACGGCGGCGTCTGGTTCGCCAGCGCCGGAACCCCCGAGTCCACCGGCACTTTCCTCACCACCGTGCACCCGGTGACCGAACCCCTCACCACCGCGCCCACGGTCTGGGAGGCCGCGCACGGTCTGTCGCTGCGTCAGCTGATCAGCCCGGCCGCGGGCCGTCCGGTGGAAGAACTGCAGGCCGTCCTGATCGGCGGCTACCACGGCACCTGGGTTCCGCTTCCTGCCGCACTCGACGCCCCCCTGTCCCGGGCCGGCCTGGAGCAGTACGGTGCCGATCTCGGCGCCGGGGTGCTCGTCCCGCTCGCGAGCACGGCCTGCGGCCTGGAACTCACCGCCTCGATCGTGGCCTATCTGGCCCGGCAGTCCGCCCAGCAGTGCGGCCCGTGCCAGTTCGGCCTGCCCGAGCTGGCGCAGAACTTCACTGCGCTCGCGACCGGACGGGTCGGGCGCGGCGGGGTGGAGGCCGTCCGGCAGTCCGCCGGCCTGGTCGAGAACCGGGGTGCCTGCAAGCATCCTGACGGCACGACCCGTCTGGTGCGCAGTGCTCTGCGGGTTTTCGAGAAGGACGTGACGCTGCACCAGTACGGCCGTTGTCTGGCCCGGATCGGTGAGCCCTACGGAGGTGCCCGGTGA
- a CDS encoding ferredoxin has protein sequence MTRPLIVDWTACEGRGLCADLLPEVLTQDRWGYPQNRHPGPILVPDELEGPARQAVRMCPRLALRLESA, from the coding sequence GTGACGCGTCCTCTGATCGTCGACTGGACGGCCTGCGAGGGCCGCGGCCTGTGCGCCGACCTGCTGCCCGAGGTGCTCACCCAGGACCGGTGGGGTTATCCCCAGAACCGTCACCCCGGGCCGATTCTGGTGCCGGACGAGCTGGAGGGCCCGGCCCGGCAGGCGGTGCGGATGTGTCCCCGCCTGGCTCTGAGACTGGAGTCCGCATAA
- a CDS encoding sulfurtransferase, whose product MTLPRDTDPKLAEYAHPERLVTTGWLEKHLGEPGLVVVESDEDVLLYETGHIPGSVKVDWHTELNDQVTRDYVNGEQFAALMSAKGIARDATVVIYGDRNNWWAAYALWVFTLFGHEDVRLLDGGRAAWIAEGRDLTDVKPPVATIDYPVVERDDTSIRAFKDDVLAHLGRPLVDVRSPGEYSGEVTHMPDYPQEGVLRGGHIPGAASVPWARAAADDGRFRSRSELSAIYEQEQGLAQGDDVIAYCRIGERSSHTWFVLTHLLGFEKVRNYDGSWTEWGNSVRVPVVRGTERG is encoded by the coding sequence ATGACCTTGCCTCGCGACACTGACCCGAAGCTGGCCGAGTACGCCCACCCGGAACGACTCGTGACCACCGGCTGGCTGGAGAAGCATCTCGGGGAACCGGGCCTGGTCGTGGTGGAGAGCGACGAGGACGTGCTGCTGTACGAGACCGGTCACATCCCCGGATCGGTGAAGGTCGACTGGCACACCGAGCTCAACGACCAGGTCACCCGCGACTACGTGAACGGTGAGCAGTTCGCCGCGCTGATGTCGGCCAAGGGCATCGCCCGCGACGCCACGGTCGTCATCTACGGCGACCGCAACAACTGGTGGGCCGCCTACGCCCTCTGGGTGTTCACCCTGTTCGGTCACGAAGACGTGCGCCTGCTCGACGGTGGCCGGGCCGCCTGGATCGCCGAGGGCCGTGACCTCACCGACGTCAAACCCCCGGTCGCGACCATCGACTACCCCGTGGTCGAGCGCGACGACACGAGCATCCGGGCCTTCAAGGACGACGTGCTGGCGCACCTGGGCCGGCCACTGGTCGACGTGCGGTCGCCCGGCGAGTACTCCGGCGAGGTCACGCACATGCCCGACTACCCGCAGGAGGGTGTGCTGCGCGGGGGCCACATCCCGGGCGCGGCCAGTGTGCCGTGGGCGCGGGCGGCGGCCGACGACGGCCGGTTCCGCTCGCGCTCGGAGCTCTCTGCCATCTACGAGCAGGAGCAGGGCCTCGCGCAGGGTGACGACGTGATCGCCTACTGCCGGATCGGTGAGCGCTCCAGCCACACCTGGTTCGTGCTCACGCACCTGCTCGGGTTCGAGAAGGTCCGCAACTACGACGGCTCGTGGACCGAATGGGGCAATTCCGTGCGGGTTCCCGTGGTTCGGGGGACCGAGCGAGGCTGA
- a CDS encoding ADP-ribosylglycohydrolase family protein gives MLGVHAGDSLGASLEFMTFGAVRAAHPDGLREIVGGGPFDWPAGHATDDTDLTRAVLLAYLAPGDDLVRTAGEHMLDWFDGNWPGRTPGSQPFDIGGATTTGLTRFRETRDWRRAGSGAGSAGNGSLMRCIPTALARPTAEPALRAQEATAISAITHDDPRCVHACVAYTEIVVALLAGESPREAAGAGLLAMRAVRGSDPEDGAAAVELAIGQGLDIDLEQAMEQGDAGLAHGGTGYVLDSLALAVAALVDPRPAVDPLVDVTRLGGDTDTNGAIAGGLLGARDGVSAWPASWISRLQFAPEFRAAASTFAARAEQ, from the coding sequence CTGCTCGGCGTCCACGCCGGTGACTCCCTGGGCGCCAGCCTGGAGTTCATGACCTTCGGGGCCGTGCGTGCCGCCCACCCCGACGGGCTGCGCGAGATCGTCGGCGGCGGACCGTTCGACTGGCCCGCCGGGCACGCCACCGACGACACCGACCTGACCCGCGCCGTGCTGCTCGCCTACCTGGCCCCGGGCGACGACCTGGTCCGCACCGCCGGTGAGCACATGCTCGACTGGTTCGACGGCAACTGGCCCGGTCGCACCCCCGGCAGCCAGCCGTTCGACATCGGTGGGGCCACCACGACGGGCCTCACCCGGTTCCGCGAGACCCGCGACTGGCGCCGCGCCGGTTCCGGCGCAGGCAGCGCGGGCAACGGTTCGCTGATGCGCTGCATCCCGACCGCCCTGGCCCGGCCCACCGCCGAGCCGGCGCTGCGGGCGCAGGAGGCCACGGCGATCTCGGCGATCACCCACGACGACCCGCGCTGCGTGCACGCCTGTGTCGCCTACACCGAGATCGTGGTGGCGCTGCTGGCCGGGGAGAGCCCTCGCGAGGCCGCCGGGGCCGGGCTGCTGGCCATGCGGGCGGTGCGCGGCAGCGATCCGGAAGACGGCGCCGCGGCGGTGGAACTGGCCATCGGTCAGGGGCTGGACATCGACCTGGAACAGGCCATGGAGCAGGGCGACGCCGGGTTGGCCCACGGCGGCACCGGCTACGTGCTCGACTCCCTCGCCCTGGCCGTCGCCGCCCTCGTCGACCCGCGCCCGGCCGTCGACCCGCTCGTCGACGTCACCCGCCTCGGCGGTGACACCGACACCAACGGCGCGATCGCCGGGGGCCTGCTGGGCGCCCGCGACGGTGTCTCCGCATGGCCCGCGTCATGGATTTCGCGGTTGCAGTTCGCCCCCGAGTTCAGGGCCGCAGCCAGCACTTTTGCCGCCCGCGCGGAACAGTGA
- a CDS encoding DUF6745 domain-containing protein has protein sequence MPDRAPEVDDATFVSAFVSRWVAGSLDVTPLTEADRREVEASLAALHEGLGHRWHGNVVWARSPQELRRSLTGAPALMRRPYLASRTERLPRLTRVGKGLSQGTIVLGYSFLATMITFLPAYYAGSLINSLSGRLLGPGGVVIVVAIASVLAGLFSALVLSRAALNSARQVFAPIGEDLDQRLRPLLTQGRTGLLDIGDLVRRAVAGLWDERLLEGAWTEGTPVRGFHRDGVLHDRGAVGAAHQAAQLEQLEQLEQGRRDDSDTDPQIQAALAGLVGVRRALVWVPYTWLTVVLEPPVQIHTEKAGDGVRLHRDDGPALVWADGQVEFCLHGVRIPAALAAREPTVRELHTERNSEVRRVLIEREGWEHYVTRAGLQLVGSSPDPGNPGRELRLYRTPPGVFDSDRLLLMTNGSPDRTGTLRHYAELVPGTLDDPVEAAAWQYGVPAEVYRELARRT, from the coding sequence ATGCCGGACAGGGCTCCCGAGGTGGACGACGCGACCTTCGTGTCCGCGTTCGTCTCTCGCTGGGTCGCCGGAAGTCTCGACGTCACCCCGCTGACCGAGGCCGACCGTCGTGAGGTCGAGGCGTCGCTGGCCGCGTTGCACGAAGGGCTCGGGCATCGCTGGCACGGCAACGTGGTCTGGGCGCGCTCGCCCCAGGAACTGCGTCGGTCCCTGACGGGCGCCCCGGCCCTGATGCGCCGGCCCTACCTGGCCTCACGGACCGAGCGCCTCCCCCGGCTCACCCGGGTCGGTAAGGGGCTCAGCCAGGGCACGATCGTGCTCGGATACTCCTTCCTCGCCACGATGATCACGTTCCTTCCCGCGTACTACGCCGGCTCCCTGATCAACTCGCTCAGCGGCCGCCTGCTCGGCCCCGGCGGCGTGGTGATCGTGGTCGCGATCGCCTCCGTACTGGCCGGTCTGTTCTCCGCCCTGGTGCTGAGCCGGGCCGCGCTCAACTCCGCCCGCCAGGTGTTCGCGCCGATCGGTGAAGATCTCGACCAGCGGCTGCGGCCCCTCCTCACCCAGGGGCGCACCGGCCTTCTCGACATCGGGGATCTGGTGCGCCGGGCTGTGGCCGGGCTCTGGGACGAGCGTCTGCTGGAGGGGGCCTGGACCGAGGGCACCCCGGTGCGGGGCTTCCATCGTGACGGGGTGCTGCACGACCGCGGAGCCGTCGGCGCCGCCCACCAGGCCGCACAGCTCGAGCAGCTCGAGCAGCTCGAGCAGGGGCGGAGGGATGACAGCGACACCGATCCGCAGATCCAGGCCGCACTGGCCGGTCTGGTCGGTGTGCGCCGGGCCCTGGTCTGGGTGCCCTACACCTGGCTGACCGTGGTGCTGGAACCCCCGGTGCAGATCCACACCGAGAAGGCGGGCGACGGCGTGCGGCTGCACCGCGACGACGGCCCGGCGCTGGTCTGGGCCGACGGGCAGGTCGAGTTCTGCCTGCACGGTGTCCGGATCCCGGCCGCGCTCGCGGCCCGTGAGCCCACCGTGCGCGAGCTGCACACCGAACGGAACTCTGAGGTCCGGCGGGTGCTGATCGAGAGAGAGGGCTGGGAACACTACGTCACCCGGGCCGGGCTGCAGCTGGTGGGCAGTTCACCCGATCCCGGCAACCCAGGGCGCGAGCTGCGGCTGTACCGCACCCCGCCGGGAGTGTTCGACTCCGACCGGCTGCTGCTCATGACCAACGGCAGCCCTGACCGCACGGGCACCCTCCGTCACTATGCGGAACTGGTGCCCGGCACCCTCGACGACCCGGTCGAGGCGGCCGCCTGGCAGTACGGCGTACCGGCCGAGGTGTACCGCGAACTGGCCCGCAGAACCTGA